One window from the genome of Bdellovibrio sp. NC01 encodes:
- a CDS encoding cysteine desulfurase family protein, whose translation MTQTKSVIYLDHNATTPVCKEVLEALPELAEAWGNASSIHWAGRQPKNVIRDARKAIADAVGVSPLEIIFTVGGSEANNTVIKGVFEYLQTSQALPPEQRRRMHFMCSAVEHPAVFKTMMHMKSLGVRVDVIPVNRKGEIDLKFYEEHLSEETALVSVMFANNETGTLFPIKQMAAMAHAKGALFHTDAVQGFGKVPVNLHDLGVDFASFSGHKFYSIKGSGFLYSRKGSNFSPLIHGGAQERHRRGGTENTLGIGALGVVAKRANLIAEKAKSVEVLRNHMEARILAEIENVSVTAGETPRLPNTSALVLPGADGETMLMSLDIKGYAVSTGAACSSGNPEPSPVLLAMGLSRDEAQNSLRVSLGWDTTLEQVDGFVDTLKIVVERLRSLKEAEEKEGDSYHV comes from the coding sequence ATGACTCAGACCAAATCCGTAATCTACCTCGACCACAATGCCACGACTCCCGTGTGCAAAGAAGTGCTCGAAGCTCTGCCTGAACTTGCAGAAGCTTGGGGTAACGCCAGTTCTATTCACTGGGCAGGTCGACAGCCGAAGAACGTGATCCGCGATGCGCGCAAAGCGATTGCCGATGCTGTTGGTGTGAGTCCTTTGGAAATCATCTTCACAGTGGGCGGTAGTGAGGCCAATAACACCGTGATCAAAGGTGTGTTTGAGTATTTGCAAACTTCGCAAGCTCTGCCACCAGAACAACGTCGTCGCATGCATTTCATGTGTTCGGCGGTTGAGCATCCTGCAGTTTTCAAAACGATGATGCACATGAAGTCTTTGGGCGTTCGCGTGGACGTGATCCCGGTGAATCGCAAGGGCGAAATTGATTTGAAATTTTACGAAGAGCATTTGTCTGAAGAGACAGCTCTGGTTTCTGTGATGTTTGCGAATAACGAAACAGGAACGCTTTTCCCAATTAAACAAATGGCAGCAATGGCTCATGCAAAAGGAGCTTTGTTTCATACCGATGCCGTTCAAGGTTTCGGTAAAGTGCCAGTGAATTTGCACGATCTTGGTGTCGATTTTGCCTCTTTCTCGGGTCATAAGTTCTATTCGATTAAAGGCAGCGGCTTCTTGTATTCACGCAAAGGTTCAAACTTCAGTCCACTGATTCACGGAGGCGCACAAGAGCGTCACCGTCGTGGTGGCACTGAAAACACATTGGGTATCGGTGCATTGGGTGTTGTTGCGAAACGCGCAAACCTCATTGCTGAAAAAGCGAAGTCTGTTGAAGTTCTACGTAACCACATGGAAGCACGTATCTTGGCAGAGATTGAAAATGTCTCTGTCACTGCTGGTGAAACCCCACGTTTGCCAAACACAAGTGCGTTGGTGTTACCAGGAGCTGACGGTGAAACGATGTTGATGTCGTTGGATATCAAAGGCTACGCGGTAAGTACAGGCGCTGCATGTTCAAGCGGAAATCCTGAGCCAAGCCCGGTTTTACTTGCGATGGGTTTGTCGCGTGATGAGGCACAAAACTCATTGCGTGTGAGTCTAGGTTGGGACACGACACTCGAACAGGTCGATGGTTTCGTAGATACGTTAAAAATTGTTGTAGAGAGACTGCGTTCATTGAAGGAAGCAGAAGAAAAAGAAGGAGACTCTTATCATGTCTAA